The region TTGCCGAATCTATACAAAATTAAAGCATGACATATCTTCCACAAACAATAATTAAATTTGGAAAAATAACCATTAAATTGAGATATAACAATTTTtcaatttcaaaatttatgaaaAACCCCAAAAATTTCAAATACAAAATTTTTCATCAATATGTAGCGaaattaatcatataatatatGAACAGAAAGGTAATTACGAGGTAAACAAAAGCCCTAATATTTTAGGATCTAACGATAAAAATTTCAACATAAAATAATAACGAAAATTATTTAGGGTTCATCAATGATTAATCTCAATTTAggttaaacaaaaaattataggTCCTAAATCGTATACAATTGACAATCTGATACCACATGTTAGATATTCATACAAtatcttatcaataattttgCATACAATTTAGAAcacaataaacaattaaataatataacaaacatACCTGATTCATCCATGGAGAAAACGTGAATTGTTGGTGCAATACTAACCAACTAAGcctttgtgacagtcagaatcccgtgatccgtaaggggaaagaccgggtaagctgtgcaatcccacaccgcttggggaaggtcaagtgtaatgattctaagactgtgtaggtatgggactacacagttgaagagggcttaaatggattgatgggtactacctatatcaggaagatgcgtcttcttttcggtagcccatcacttgagaactccaaagttaagcgtgcttgacctggggtaatctagggatgggtgacctcctgggaagttttcctaggaagcatgtgagtgaggacaaagcacgctgaaaagactcgtgttggtttgtggggccagtcgtcattccagaaagcagccatagtgacatggggcgtcacAGCCTTCCTCCCTAGGACATCTATTTCTGAAGCAAATTATCAGACTACAGAATAGCGATGAgactattcatatatatatagagttaGGGAGGGGACGTAGCTTATTATATTAAACTAGTTGGACTGGACATCCTCATCAAAGACTTCATTTACCTAGAAAGTCCACACTTCTGCCTCAACTAGACTAGTATAGATACTAAGCCTATAAACAAGATATcactaaaattaaaaattaaatgagCTAGATCAGCAAAGAACTATTTATTAactcatattttataaaacattaaaataagtaaataatgtAAGCACAAATAAAAGTCTAACATTATCTGTCACCGACAGGGATGAGCAAAAAATCCAAAAAACCGAATAAACCGACTGCCCAAACACCGAAAAAACTGAAGCCGACAGAACCAAAAACCGCTGAAACCGCCTTGGCGAAAACCAACATTAAATCGGTCGGTTTATAAGTTGGTCGCAAACCGACCGTacaaaccgaaaccgaccgaataTGGTTAGGTTCCAAATTTGTGGATATAACATTGTAACCATGTATTTAGGTTTTCAAATCATAAAGTAAAAATctttaagttaataaattaaatgaatcaatttcatattaaaaaaaaactaaaaaaatggattccaataatctatattttttaaacttaaatttccttaaaaattattttaaaaaaataaagttcggTTTGGGTGGTTTTAACCAACCGAACTGCGGTCTAAATCGGTCGGTTTTTTTGGTGTTGTAAGTaggtcggtcggtttttggattgcaccaatccgaaccGAAAACTGAAATCTGGattttagaataaaaaaaaaccgcccaaaccgaccgatacTCAACCCTATTCGtaacagatttaaaaaaaaatagtaataaaaaaatatttttaataagatATAACCAActtcttctttaaaaaaaatatatatattttgtaattatCCACTAATTTAATCACATCCATTCAGTTATAGTTGAGGTAGATTCTCAAGCTTAATCCATTGATGCCTCTTATTGTGGAGTGTTTCtctaatatatattttgtatttgCAATAGTTTTGTTTATATTCAGTTTAATTATAGTCTAGGGAGAACTGATTAAATTGGTTATTTCTTTGCAAATTTTGATACtggttaaaaaaaattgtatttgatCATCTATTAACTATTCTCTCTATTTATTTGAAGTTTTTTATGCTAATTAATCCCACATTTATTTTGTAGAATTAACTTAGAAGAAAAGAAACTTTAAATTTTACCATATAAGATTAATAGACTTTATcttgataaaatatattattttcaaattttattgatttagataacaatttaaatagaataatataAGAACATGCAATTCTTGTaaaacttttttttaattatctaCTAATAATGAAATACAAAATAGTACTTAATAACGACTAACAGCGAAGGTTAGCCATATtcatattttgagatttaatattttgaaatttaagtgagtcatattttgagatttaatattttgaaatttaagtgaGTCTTAAAAATGTGTACACATATTCCTATACAAAAATTTAGAGTAATAGGATATTCATATTTGCTTATAAGTTCTACCAAAATAGGTAAAAATGTGTATAAAAGTATACAAAATTTatagacaataattttttttatttttctttttggatTATTTATATTGGGAGTTAAATAATACGGCTAATTGGAAATAGGCGGTGATTGGCGTGGAGGGGAAGAAGAATGCAGAGAGTGAGCAAAATCATTCAGAAGGGTGCTAAAGCTCTTCAAGATCTAAACTTGCTCAAAGTTTTGCAATCTGAGATTACCCATGAGCTCTCTTCCAATCCCTTTCAGGTTCTCTTTTCTATTTCAGTTCGATACTTTACTTGCTTAAGATTAGTAGTACCCAGAAGAACAATATACGTCTATGATTGTACGGattgttttacttttttttctGGGGTGTTCTTTATAGGAATGAATTGGGTTATATATTTGTACCCTTTAATGTTTTGGGGATATGGGGTTGATATTCATCTCCAACAATGCActctttttctaaaataaaattgCAGCTGGTGAAATTCATGACAATAAATTTTCTTGATCCATATATGTGCATTCATAATTGCCTACACGCACaaacacacacatacatatatatttatacattgtAAAACTAAATGAAAATTGCACTGCGTTGTTGGAGCTTATAGTTTCACATATTGCTATGTATGCCACAAATGATTTGTGTATAAACAGATGTTTCAAACAAACACAATGTGGAGTTTAATTTTTGATGGGGACTGTAACCACAGTACTTCTATATGTTATGCTTAGCACACTTTGAAGAAgtaaaaaataaaagtttaaactATTTTTGACAGTTCTCTTTGCTAGCTAGTTGGAGGGAAGAAAAACATAACCAAAGTGTGTTGATTGTTGGAGTAGTTCAATAATGCAAATGCCATGCCTGTTAATGTTAAAATGTAATTTGTGTAAGTAGTTTGTTTGTACGTGGTTACATACAGGAAGTGAAAAGTGGTTCTTTGGGAGATTTTGTAATGGACTGGGATTCATGGCAGTCTCAGGATGTGGTTCTTCGGAGAAAATGTGAGACAGGTGAGGAGGTTGCTGTCTCAGCGTTGCTCGGTCCATTGCCCTTTAGTAGGGAGACAGACACAGGTGACGGTATGTTTCCACGGAATGTTTTGATGAAGATATGTGTGAAGAAGCCTGGATTGAGATCTGTGTTGCAGTTTGATTGTGAAGTTTATAACAAAGGCAGCAATGGGTCTCAGTTCAACATCCAAAATGCCTATTATCTTCAATCTTCATCAGCTATCAGCAGTTCAGACTATAGAGGCCCCATATTCTGGTAAAAATGTCATGTGAAGAATCTTAAATTTTT is a window of Humulus lupulus chromosome 4, drHumLupu1.1, whole genome shotgun sequence DNA encoding:
- the LOC133831502 gene encoding uncharacterized protein At2g39795, mitochondrial, giving the protein MQRVSKIIQKGAKALQDLNLLKVLQSEITHELSSNPFQEVKSGSLGDFVMDWDSWQSQDVVLRRKCETGEEVAVSALLGPLPFSRETDTGDGMFPRNVLMKICVKKPGLRSVLQFDCEVYNKGSNGSQFNIQNAYYLQSSSAISSSDYRGPIFCDLDHRLIGAFKDYLVSKGIGESVTNFLLLHLHKKEHGQYVNWLKKLESVVTKDE